A region from the Melioribacter roseus P3M-2 genome encodes:
- a CDS encoding tetratricopeptide repeat protein produces MKHLKYLLMMTYLLGVSSLYAQNQLMANFSLFYEYHKNKDYVSAAPYGWKVINEDPSQFIKYKIFPKMEETLWYLHDSTNATDDEKKALTDTILYFYDKAIQYEPDLAGYYLARKAYVMEVWADESAEKIIPVYEEALAKDPELPAFYKDRLGILYIKSANEENGYKLKALDLYSKLSEAEPDNPLWIQKLESIAENIEELVEITKKSWDLDKENLEKAWKYASTCLRAQDYEKAVEPLEFLTQKAPDVINYWKQLASAYDKLDKTDKAINAYKKVIELQPDGKENYVNLALIYKRLDQLSVARTYLQKAMKIDPQWDYPYLIEAQLYEQAARSCDYDFMAKCVYQLAVDTYRKAASLGGQYATVAADRVKALQNSVPTKEDYFFRKLKSGDTIKIEGACYSWIDRSIQVP; encoded by the coding sequence TTGAAACACTTAAAATATTTGCTGATGATGACCTATCTTTTAGGCGTTTCTTCATTATATGCCCAAAATCAATTGATGGCTAACTTTTCTTTATTCTACGAATATCATAAGAATAAAGATTATGTCAGCGCGGCTCCTTACGGATGGAAAGTTATCAATGAGGATCCATCGCAATTCATTAAATACAAAATATTCCCTAAAATGGAAGAAACGCTCTGGTATTTGCACGACAGTACGAACGCTACCGACGACGAAAAGAAAGCGCTTACCGACACCATTCTTTACTTCTACGACAAAGCGATACAATATGAACCCGATTTGGCGGGATATTATTTAGCGCGTAAAGCTTACGTTATGGAAGTATGGGCAGATGAATCCGCCGAGAAAATTATTCCCGTTTACGAAGAAGCTCTGGCCAAAGATCCCGAATTGCCCGCGTTTTATAAGGACAGACTCGGAATTCTCTACATCAAAAGCGCCAACGAAGAAAACGGGTATAAGTTAAAGGCGCTCGATCTCTATTCAAAATTATCCGAAGCCGAGCCGGATAATCCGTTATGGATACAAAAATTGGAATCGATTGCCGAGAATATCGAAGAATTGGTTGAGATCACAAAAAAATCGTGGGACCTCGACAAGGAAAATCTCGAAAAAGCATGGAAATATGCTTCTACCTGTCTGAGAGCTCAGGATTATGAAAAAGCCGTAGAGCCGCTTGAATTTCTTACTCAAAAAGCGCCGGATGTAATCAATTACTGGAAACAGCTTGCAAGCGCTTACGATAAGCTCGACAAAACAGACAAAGCAATTAACGCTTACAAAAAAGTTATCGAACTCCAGCCCGACGGAAAAGAAAATTACGTCAATCTCGCGTTGATTTATAAAAGATTGGATCAGCTTTCGGTTGCTAGAACTTATCTTCAGAAAGCCATGAAAATCGATCCGCAGTGGGACTATCCGTATCTTATTGAAGCGCAATTGTACGAGCAGGCTGCGCGTTCCTGCGATTATGATTTTATGGCTAAATGCGTTTATCAACTTGCAGTTGATACCTACAGAAAAGCCGCTTCTTTGGGCGGGCAATACGCTACGGTTGCCGCAGACCGCGTTAAAGCTCTGCAAAATTCGGTGCCTACTAAAGAGGATTATTTCTTCAGAAAACTTAAATCGGGCGATACCATTAAAATCGAAGGAGCCTGCTACTCGTGGATCGACAGGTCGATTCAAGTGCCGTAA
- a CDS encoding D-glycero-alpha-D-manno-heptose-1,7-bisphosphate 7-phosphatase — MRPALFLDRDGTINHDPGYIRDPEIVRLIDGVAENLKDLKRKFDFKLIIISNQAGVAKGLMTIEDVEAVNKRVKDLLEENGVAIDDIYYCPYHPDFDPPEKSKCRKPSPFMILQAAKDHDIDLSKSFMIGDRASDIEAGINANIKTILISQQKENGEIENLINDGKKPNFVAADFYEINKYITQTFAEENN, encoded by the coding sequence ATGCGACCTGCATTATTCCTGGACAGAGACGGGACAATCAATCACGACCCAGGTTACATTCGAGACCCTGAGATTGTCCGTTTGATCGACGGCGTCGCCGAAAATCTGAAAGATTTAAAAAGGAAATTCGATTTCAAACTGATCATAATTTCGAATCAAGCCGGAGTGGCAAAGGGACTGATGACTATTGAAGACGTGGAAGCGGTTAATAAAAGAGTTAAAGATTTACTTGAAGAAAACGGCGTAGCAATAGACGATATATATTATTGTCCTTATCACCCCGATTTTGACCCGCCGGAAAAATCGAAATGTCGGAAACCTTCTCCGTTTATGATTTTACAAGCTGCTAAGGATCACGATATTGATTTGTCGAAATCTTTTATGATTGGCGACAGAGCAAGCGATATCGAAGCTGGTATTAATGCAAATATTAAAACGATTCTGATTTCACAACAGAAGGAAAACGGTGAGATTGAAAACTTGATTAATGACGGCAAAAAGCCCAATTTTGTAGCCGCTGATTTTTATGAAATCAACAAATATATTACTCAAACTTTCGCGGAGGAAAATAATTGA
- the glgA gene encoding glycogen synthase GlgA: MPSKFKILFVTPEAVPFVKTGGVADVSSALPQRLQEMGHDVRIILPKYGAIDERKFKIHEVVRLKDIPVNIAGKEVVFSLRSSFLVGPKARVQIYFLDNPEYFGNRHSLYADPITGEDFPDNDERFILFTKAVFELMLKLGWTPDVIHCNDWQSGLVPVYMKTIYKDEPQFSSTKTLLTIHNIFQQGEFPLSSFEKTDLPDELATEKGLLHNKKINFLKGGILFADKINTVSETYAKELTTAKIYSAGLQKYLKKRSKDLFGIINGIDRLIWDPEKDTKIPQKYSVKKLDNKKVNKKALSENFGFEYEEDVPIIGVISRLTDEKGMDLLQKAFNQLMKLKIKMVLLGAGDKKYTKFFSEMATKYPGKFSCFIGFDEDLAHLIEAGSDMFLMPSKIEPCGLNQLYSLKYGTVPIAHKTGGLADTIIQFDEKTKAGNGFLFEKYTVTELVGAVKKALKLYNENKELWTELMKTGMKGDYSWLNSAKKYVELYKKLSD; this comes from the coding sequence ATGCCTTCAAAGTTTAAAATCCTTTTCGTTACCCCCGAAGCAGTTCCGTTTGTAAAAACAGGCGGCGTGGCAGACGTATCTTCAGCGCTGCCGCAGCGTTTACAGGAAATGGGACACGATGTTCGAATCATATTGCCCAAATACGGCGCAATCGACGAACGTAAATTCAAGATACACGAGGTGGTTAGATTAAAGGATATCCCGGTTAATATAGCCGGAAAAGAAGTCGTTTTTTCGCTGAGATCTTCCTTTTTAGTAGGACCAAAAGCAAGAGTACAAATTTATTTCCTCGATAATCCCGAATATTTCGGCAATCGCCACAGCCTTTATGCCGATCCGATTACGGGAGAAGATTTTCCCGACAACGACGAACGGTTTATCTTGTTTACCAAAGCCGTTTTTGAATTGATGCTAAAACTCGGATGGACGCCAGACGTAATTCATTGCAATGATTGGCAGAGCGGCTTGGTGCCAGTTTATATGAAAACAATCTACAAAGACGAGCCGCAATTTTCTTCGACAAAAACACTGCTTACAATTCACAATATATTCCAACAGGGCGAATTTCCGTTGTCGTCTTTCGAAAAAACGGATCTGCCAGATGAATTGGCGACCGAGAAAGGATTGCTCCACAATAAAAAAATCAATTTCCTAAAAGGCGGAATTCTATTCGCCGATAAAATTAATACCGTGAGCGAAACGTATGCAAAAGAGTTGACAACCGCGAAAATCTACAGCGCAGGTTTGCAAAAATATCTCAAAAAGAGAAGCAAGGATTTGTTCGGTATTATTAACGGTATCGACAGATTAATCTGGGACCCGGAAAAAGATACTAAAATACCTCAAAAATATTCAGTAAAAAAACTCGACAATAAGAAAGTTAATAAAAAAGCCTTGTCGGAAAATTTCGGTTTTGAATATGAAGAAGACGTTCCGATTATCGGCGTTATATCGCGCTTGACTGACGAAAAAGGGATGGATCTTTTGCAGAAGGCATTTAATCAGTTGATGAAACTGAAGATTAAAATGGTATTGCTCGGCGCCGGCGACAAGAAATACACGAAATTTTTCAGCGAAATGGCGACGAAATATCCCGGTAAATTTTCGTGTTTTATCGGATTCGACGAAGACCTGGCGCATTTGATAGAAGCGGGTTCAGATATGTTCCTTATGCCCTCGAAAATCGAACCGTGCGGTCTCAATCAATTGTATAGCCTTAAATACGGCACAGTACCGATAGCGCACAAAACCGGCGGTTTGGCAGACACAATTATTCAGTTTGATGAAAAAACGAAGGCGGGAAACGGTTTCCTTTTCGAAAAATATACAGTTACGGAATTGGTCGGAGCTGTCAAAAAAGCTCTCAAACTTTACAATGAAAATAAAGAATTATGGACGGAATTGATGAAAACTGGCATGAAAGGCGATTACAGCTGGCTCAATTCCGCCAAAAAATATGTTGAACTTTACAAAAAGTTATCCGATTAA
- the hutI gene encoding imidazolonepropionase → MKILLKNPGQIVTVNTSGRNFKPGKSMNDQDILTNHSIYIENGIIKDILPNSSANRIKADEIIDAENLLVLPGFVECHTHSAFAGNRSNEFLMRLSGKSYEEIAEEGGGIISTVNSVRQASYDELIRLLAPRIKNFISQGITTLEIKSGYGLSYYDEIKLLQVINYYKKNSQIDIIPTFLGAHTYPPEYKNDHKEYLKLIVEELLPYIRKNNLAEFTDVFCEKTAFNPEETDLIFTKAKELRFKLRLHTNQFHSIGGIEVALKHSAHSVDHLEVINDGEIEKIANSELTAVLLPGVSFFLDYNYAPARKLIDLNATVALSTDFNPGSSHIADFHLMMSLAALKMKMTAGEIISATTINAAKAVGMNNILGSIEIGKQADFALMNAKDISEIIYNIGNNLNVMTIKKGKIIYKRETE, encoded by the coding sequence ATGAAAATCCTCCTTAAAAATCCCGGTCAAATTGTGACGGTTAATACTTCGGGCAGAAACTTCAAACCGGGCAAGTCGATGAACGACCAGGATATTCTTACAAACCACTCAATCTACATCGAGAACGGAATAATCAAAGATATTTTACCAAATTCATCAGCAAATAGAATTAAAGCCGACGAAATTATCGACGCCGAGAATTTATTGGTTTTGCCCGGATTCGTAGAATGTCATACTCACAGCGCTTTTGCGGGTAACCGTTCGAACGAATTCCTTATGCGGCTTTCAGGCAAATCTTACGAAGAGATTGCCGAAGAAGGAGGCGGCATTATATCGACGGTAAATTCGGTCAGGCAGGCTTCTTACGACGAATTGATCCGACTTCTGGCTCCGCGTATTAAAAATTTTATTTCGCAAGGCATTACTACTCTCGAAATCAAAAGCGGCTACGGATTGAGCTATTACGACGAAATTAAACTATTGCAGGTGATAAATTACTACAAAAAAAATTCACAGATCGATATCATTCCCACTTTCCTCGGAGCGCACACTTATCCGCCCGAATATAAAAACGACCACAAGGAATACTTGAAATTAATCGTAGAAGAACTTCTGCCTTATATCCGCAAAAATAATCTGGCGGAATTTACGGATGTTTTTTGCGAAAAGACCGCTTTCAATCCGGAAGAAACCGATTTGATTTTCACGAAAGCAAAAGAACTCAGATTTAAACTCAGACTTCACACAAATCAATTCCACAGTATCGGAGGAATCGAAGTAGCGCTCAAGCATTCGGCGCATTCGGTCGACCATCTGGAAGTAATTAACGACGGAGAAATCGAAAAAATCGCCAATTCCGAATTAACCGCGGTATTATTGCCGGGCGTATCGTTCTTTCTCGATTATAATTACGCCCCCGCCAGAAAATTAATAGATTTAAACGCCACCGTAGCGCTGTCGACCGATTTTAATCCGGGCAGCTCTCATATAGCCGATTTCCATCTTATGATGAGTCTGGCTGCGTTAAAAATGAAGATGACCGCCGGCGAAATAATTTCCGCAACTACAATCAACGCGGCTAAAGCCGTCGGAATGAATAACATTCTCGGCAGTATTGAAATAGGTAAGCAGGCAGACTTTGCCCTGATGAACGCAAAGGATATCTCGGAAATAATCTATAATATCGGAAATAATCTCAACGTAATGACAATTAAAAAAGGGAAAATAATTTACAAACGCGAAACGGAGTAA
- the ftcD gene encoding glutamate formimidoyltransferase yields the protein MKIIECVPNFSEGKNNETFEAIKSAIDSIDGVKLLNLEPDGDYNRVVVTMAGSDEGILNGAVNASLAAAEHIDMRNHKGEHPRIGAIDVVPFIPVSGSTMEECVKISEKYAEIISGKLNVPVYLYENSARKPERQNLANIRKGEYEGLEEKLKDPEWQPDYGPAVFNPKLGAIVTGARFFLIAYNVNIDSADLSYAKKIAEILRESGYPKRDENGNVIKKDGKTVRVPGRLKSVKGMGVALEKFNLTQVSMNLTNYNITPIHVAFEEVKKEAARLGVKVKGSEIVGLVPKEALLMAGRFYTDNRIENEKELINAAIENLGLDSLAPFKPEEKIIEYMI from the coding sequence ATGAAAATAATCGAATGCGTTCCAAATTTCAGCGAAGGCAAAAACAATGAAACTTTCGAAGCAATCAAATCGGCAATCGATTCGATTGACGGAGTAAAATTATTGAATCTCGAGCCCGACGGGGATTATAATCGCGTAGTAGTGACAATGGCCGGCAGCGACGAAGGGATATTGAACGGAGCCGTCAATGCAAGCCTAGCAGCCGCTGAACATATCGACATGAGAAACCATAAAGGCGAACATCCGAGAATCGGAGCCATCGACGTCGTGCCGTTTATTCCGGTCTCCGGAAGCACGATGGAAGAATGCGTGAAAATTTCGGAAAAGTATGCCGAAATAATTTCCGGTAAATTAAACGTGCCGGTCTATTTATATGAAAATTCGGCTCGCAAACCCGAAAGACAAAATCTTGCAAATATCCGGAAAGGAGAATACGAAGGACTTGAAGAAAAATTAAAAGATCCCGAATGGCAGCCCGACTACGGACCGGCGGTATTTAATCCCAAATTGGGAGCAATTGTAACGGGAGCGCGTTTCTTTCTTATTGCATATAACGTCAATATCGATTCGGCGGATTTGTCGTACGCAAAAAAAATTGCGGAAATTTTGAGAGAAAGCGGTTACCCTAAACGCGACGAAAACGGCAATGTAATTAAAAAAGACGGTAAGACCGTCAGAGTTCCGGGCAGATTAAAATCCGTTAAAGGAATGGGAGTAGCTCTCGAAAAATTTAATCTGACGCAGGTCTCCATGAATCTGACAAACTATAACATCACGCCGATTCACGTTGCCTTCGAAGAAGTTAAAAAGGAAGCCGCTCGTTTGGGCGTCAAGGTAAAAGGGAGCGAGATTGTCGGTCTCGTGCCTAAAGAAGCGCTTTTAATGGCGGGCAGATTTTATACCGACAACAGAATCGAAAACGAAAAGGAATTAATTAACGCGGCAATCGAAAATCTCGGTTTGGATTCTTTAGCTCCATTCAAACCCGAAGAAAAAATCATCGAATACATGATATAA
- a CDS encoding cyclodeaminase/cyclohydrolase family protein, with protein sequence MDIKKTVEQYLNEISSSSPTPGGGNVSAFCGALASSLGIMVCNLTIGKKKYDDVQEEIEEAKEKLLTYQKNFLILAEKDNEAFNRVMNAFKLPKENEEQAETRKKAIQDATLEAAAIPMEVLKNCSAVFIHIKTAAEKGNKNSISDAGVAATLIGAAANGAYLNILINVSSLENKTIAREILKSADALIDDIDHNVKLITKIIKDSLSQ encoded by the coding sequence ATGGATATCAAAAAAACCGTAGAACAATATCTTAACGAAATTTCGTCGTCGTCCCCTACCCCCGGCGGCGGCAATGTATCGGCATTCTGCGGAGCTTTGGCTTCGAGTCTCGGCATTATGGTATGCAATTTGACCATCGGCAAAAAAAAATACGATGATGTACAAGAGGAAATCGAAGAGGCAAAAGAGAAGCTCCTGACTTACCAGAAAAACTTTTTGATACTCGCCGAAAAAGATAACGAAGCGTTTAACCGTGTTATGAACGCTTTCAAACTACCCAAAGAAAACGAAGAGCAGGCAGAAACGCGTAAGAAAGCGATTCAAGACGCTACTCTCGAAGCGGCGGCAATTCCTATGGAAGTATTGAAAAACTGTTCGGCGGTTTTTATTCACATCAAGACTGCAGCCGAAAAAGGCAACAAGAATTCGATATCCGACGCCGGAGTGGCGGCAACGTTAATTGGCGCCGCGGCTAACGGAGCTTATTTGAATATATTGATCAACGTAAGTTCGCTCGAGAATAAAACCATAGCGCGCGAAATATTGAAAAGCGCCGACGCATTGATCGACGATATCGATCATAACGTTAAATTGATTACAAAAATTATAAAAGACTCGCTTTCTCAATGA
- a CDS encoding exo-beta-N-acetylmuramidase NamZ family protein has protein sequence MKKISLLAFLFLLNFTCPAQNVLPGIDVLIKYDFAQLSGKNVGLITNQTGVNKDLISTVDIFLNSEKINLVAVFTPEHGLRGSKSAGEPIDSERHKKIKVYSLYGETKKPTSEMLKGIDALVYDIQDVGLRSYTYISTLGLAMEAAAENNKEFVILDRPNPFNGIKTEGAPLDTLFKSFVGYFPVPYIYGLTPGELARFINGEILKQKGKECNLKVIPMEDWNRQMSFEDTGLLWTPTSNHVPDSETPYYMAATGILGELNVVSIGVGYTLPFRTIAAEWIDPDLLAARMNALNLRGVKFRPITYKPYYGKWKDTVLNGVQIYITDKDAAELLTIQFYFMEVHNELYPGKKLFSLADSSRIKMFDLVTGTDKIRKAFTKNYKVNDIKELLNEGLDKYKKNIRKYLIYK, from the coding sequence ATGAAAAAAATATCTCTTCTCGCTTTTCTTTTTTTGTTAAACTTCACATGCCCGGCTCAGAATGTTCTGCCGGGCATTGATGTATTGATCAAATATGATTTTGCGCAATTATCCGGTAAAAACGTGGGACTGATTACTAATCAGACCGGGGTCAACAAAGATTTAATTTCCACTGTGGATATTTTCCTGAATAGCGAAAAGATTAATCTGGTTGCCGTTTTTACACCCGAGCACGGATTACGCGGCAGCAAAAGCGCCGGAGAACCGATCGATTCGGAACGACACAAAAAAATTAAGGTTTATTCTCTCTACGGCGAGACAAAAAAACCCACGAGCGAAATGTTGAAAGGCATCGACGCGCTTGTATACGATATTCAGGATGTCGGTTTGCGTTCGTATACATACATTTCGACGCTCGGATTGGCAATGGAAGCCGCTGCCGAAAACAATAAGGAGTTCGTTATACTCGACCGCCCCAATCCTTTCAACGGCATTAAAACGGAAGGAGCGCCGCTGGACACTCTCTTCAAATCTTTTGTCGGTTATTTCCCGGTACCTTATATCTACGGTCTAACGCCCGGCGAACTGGCGCGTTTTATTAACGGAGAAATCTTAAAGCAGAAAGGGAAAGAATGTAATCTGAAGGTAATTCCGATGGAAGACTGGAACCGGCAAATGAGTTTTGAAGATACGGGATTGCTGTGGACGCCTACGTCCAATCACGTGCCCGATTCGGAAACGCCCTATTATATGGCAGCAACGGGAATACTCGGCGAACTGAACGTAGTTTCTATCGGAGTGGGATACACGCTGCCCTTCAGAACAATAGCCGCCGAATGGATTGACCCCGACTTGCTTGCCGCAAGAATGAACGCTCTCAATTTACGCGGCGTTAAATTTCGTCCTATTACATACAAACCGTACTACGGCAAATGGAAAGATACCGTTCTCAACGGCGTTCAAATATATATTACAGACAAAGACGCCGCGGAATTATTAACAATACAATTCTATTTTATGGAAGTTCACAATGAACTTTATCCCGGGAAAAAACTTTTTTCTCTCGCCGATTCTTCGCGAATAAAAATGTTCGACCTGGTGACGGGTACGGACAAAATAAGAAAAGCATTTACAAAAAATTACAAAGTAAACGACATAAAAGAATTACTAAACGAAGGGCTCGATAAATACAAAAAGAATATACGGAAATACCTTATCTACAAATAA
- a CDS encoding Ig-like domain-containing protein: MAKKSKQLILLITLMILQSCANQLPPGGGPEDTMPPSVVEVYPPAGATNFNDNAIEITFSEYINKNSVRNAIFVSPPLKYPFKYDWSGKTLRLELRDTLKRNTTYTITIGAEVEDYNKGNKMLEPFTFAFSTGNTIDIGKVAGKVYDDDPSGVMILAYKDASDTVDISAEKPDYISQVGKNGRYTLLGLGNGEYKIIALKDKLNDLKYQISDDYYGVQYKRVILSDGNTEINDLDFMLTRGDTIPPKLSNANAIDSYKYLIEFNEAVDSANIGSGNFYLVDSLTNKKYYSRFFYKGRGKKNQFYISLQDTLPESGRIFLVAENIPDLKGNLTSYDIIPITPVVKADTSAPVFIGIEGVYPENKIDYENPVIKCKFDEGFYLPDSFVILSDKKGNIFSYRIEKTDDAAFNIIVKSRLRQATEYEMKIDLGKITDIAGNKVDSVLTVNFTTASDLEFSAVSGNVICNSDTSNIYVVIKNIDTGKNYLEKTDANKFAINKVLPGKYIIWHFIDKDGNGSYSYGSVKPYKFAEKFYYYPDTLNLRARWPVGDVNLYCK; the protein is encoded by the coding sequence ATGGCGAAGAAGTCAAAACAATTAATATTACTGATAACGTTGATGATATTGCAAAGTTGCGCAAATCAACTGCCGCCGGGCGGCGGACCGGAAGATACAATGCCTCCTTCTGTTGTTGAAGTGTATCCCCCTGCCGGCGCTACAAATTTTAATGACAATGCTATTGAGATTACTTTCAGCGAATATATTAATAAAAATTCCGTACGAAACGCGATTTTTGTTTCGCCGCCTTTGAAATATCCTTTTAAATACGACTGGAGCGGCAAAACTTTACGCCTCGAACTTAGAGATACGCTTAAGAGGAATACAACTTATACAATTACAATCGGCGCCGAGGTGGAGGATTACAATAAAGGGAATAAAATGCTCGAACCGTTTACTTTTGCTTTTTCAACGGGCAATACGATCGACATAGGAAAAGTAGCCGGAAAAGTTTACGACGACGACCCCTCGGGAGTAATGATCCTGGCTTACAAAGACGCGTCTGATACGGTCGACATATCCGCTGAAAAACCCGATTATATTTCCCAGGTGGGAAAGAACGGGCGATACACTCTGCTCGGTCTCGGGAACGGAGAATATAAAATAATCGCGCTTAAAGATAAACTGAACGACCTGAAATATCAGATTAGCGACGATTATTACGGCGTTCAATACAAAAGAGTGATCTTAAGCGACGGGAATACGGAAATTAACGACCTCGATTTTATGTTAACCCGGGGCGACACAATACCTCCCAAATTATCGAATGCCAATGCGATTGACAGTTACAAGTATTTGATCGAATTTAACGAAGCAGTCGACAGCGCAAATATTGGTTCCGGTAATTTCTATCTGGTCGATTCGCTGACGAATAAAAAATATTATTCCCGCTTCTTTTACAAGGGAAGAGGCAAGAAGAATCAATTCTATATTTCGTTGCAGGACACTTTACCTGAAAGCGGCAGGATTTTTCTTGTAGCGGAAAATATACCCGATTTGAAAGGCAATCTGACGAGCTACGATATTATTCCGATAACCCCTGTTGTAAAAGCCGATACTTCCGCTCCCGTATTTATCGGCATTGAAGGAGTTTATCCCGAAAATAAAATCGATTATGAGAATCCCGTAATAAAATGCAAATTCGACGAAGGATTTTATTTACCCGACAGTTTCGTGATACTCTCCGATAAAAAGGGGAATATCTTTTCTTACAGAATTGAAAAGACGGACGATGCGGCTTTTAACATAATCGTAAAATCGAGGCTTCGTCAGGCGACGGAATATGAAATGAAAATCGATCTCGGTAAAATAACCGACATTGCCGGCAACAAAGTCGATTCTGTTCTGACGGTAAATTTTACGACTGCAAGCGACCTTGAATTTTCCGCAGTATCCGGCAATGTAATTTGCAATTCCGATACTTCGAATATATATGTTGTTATTAAAAATATCGACACGGGGAAAAATTATCTGGAAAAAACGGATGCAAACAAGTTCGCTATTAATAAAGTGTTGCCGGGTAAATACATAATTTGGCATTTTATCGATAAGGACGGAAACGGTAGTTATTCATACGGCAGCGTTAAACCGTATAAATTTGCCGAAAAGTTCTATTACTATCCCGACACATTGAATTTGAGAGCTCGCTGGCCTGTGGGCGACGTGAATTTGTATTGTAAATAA
- the mltG gene encoding endolytic transglycosylase MltG, with protein MQKINLKKYFSNNELYLIAGVFAFVLSVLVFTFFSPNYFDSDEPVELVIPRGATLNEVVDSLYSKGVIKGKFSIKAAAFIYGADKKIKAGKYKIPNGLSYLDLIELFINGSPVEQVKITIPEGIWLKDLASLLKRELGVDSAKVMELSKSRSFLSSLGLGDEVESLQGYLLPETYYFYPDSDAETVLRKLKSEMDSVFDNPEIQKRMKELGMNKHEILTLASIIDAESNDFSEFKTISGVYHNRLKRGMLLQADPTVQFLIRHRRNKKVYYKDLEIESEYNTYKHPGLPPGPINNPGKDAIMAALYPEKHNFYYFVADGNGGHKFASTQREHEQNVLEYRRWRRSQNN; from the coding sequence ATGCAAAAAATAAATTTGAAGAAATACTTTTCGAACAACGAATTATATCTTATTGCGGGAGTATTTGCATTTGTGCTTTCCGTACTTGTGTTTACATTCTTCTCGCCAAATTACTTCGATTCGGATGAACCTGTTGAATTGGTAATTCCCAGAGGCGCCACTCTCAACGAGGTTGTCGATTCTCTCTATTCGAAAGGTGTGATAAAAGGAAAATTCAGCATCAAAGCAGCGGCTTTTATCTACGGGGCGGACAAAAAAATCAAAGCGGGTAAATATAAAATTCCAAACGGACTAAGCTATCTCGACCTGATTGAGCTCTTTATTAACGGCAGTCCGGTAGAACAGGTGAAGATTACAATTCCGGAAGGAATTTGGTTGAAAGATCTGGCGTCGCTTTTGAAAAGAGAACTGGGTGTCGATTCTGCGAAGGTTATGGAACTTAGCAAAAGCAGGTCGTTCCTCAGCTCGCTCGGTCTCGGAGACGAGGTCGAATCACTTCAGGGTTACCTTCTGCCGGAGACTTACTATTTCTATCCCGACAGCGACGCCGAAACCGTATTGAGAAAATTAAAATCGGAAATGGATTCGGTTTTCGACAATCCCGAAATTCAAAAGCGAATGAAAGAATTGGGAATGAACAAACACGAAATTCTTACGCTCGCTTCGATTATCGACGCTGAATCGAACGATTTCTCGGAATTCAAAACTATTTCGGGCGTATATCATAATCGTTTGAAAAGGGGTATGCTGCTGCAAGCCGATCCTACCGTTCAATTTTTGATCCGTCACAGAAGGAATAAAAAAGTTTATTATAAAGATCTGGAAATTGAATCTGAATATAACACATATAAACATCCGGGATTGCCGCCCGGACCTATCAATAATCCGGGAAAAGACGCTATAATGGCCGCTCTTTACCCAGAGAAACATAATTTTTATTATTTTGTCGCCGACGGCAACGGCGGGCATAAATTTGCTTCCACACAAAGAGAGCACGAACAGAACGTACTGGAATACAGACGATGGCGAAGAAGTCAAAACAATTAA